The following proteins are co-located in the Pomacea canaliculata isolate SZHN2017 linkage group LG8, ASM307304v1, whole genome shotgun sequence genome:
- the LOC112569901 gene encoding uncharacterized protein LOC112569901, with amino-acid sequence MSSASQSDVITVNEEETESGKQDEDGVFNRASLMRQDSVDTEKPQLRFMYKTDALSESDKDWFMNKIKRLEQNSGADEPDTPVTLDMIRGENKTGAKERKRNSKSIVKIRKFINDKVAENFKLLSKLVDEQGEHFKLLSVDKNIMLKSFHVMEKEAQGLRDKLAKCIEDKAAADQEASQKVESLKSEVENLTRQLKSTQQEAEEAKMQAKVLAAEKTMAEEQRVTAERNMAERSERALQKYLLEAKEEMIRCHQQILEVVQKSTNNSFSPQYEQQ; translated from the exons atgtcatcagCTTCACAGAGTGATGTTATA ACAGTAAATGAAGAGGAAACGGAGAGTGGCAAGCAGGATGAGGATGGTGTATTTAACCGTGCTTCACTAATGAGACAAGACAGTGTTGACACGGAGAAACCTCAGCTTCGGTTCATGTATAAAACAGATGCACTCAGT GAAAGTGACAAAGACTGGTTTATGAACAAGATTAAAAGATTGGAACAAAATTCAGGAGCTGATGAACCTGATACTCCTGTCAc TTTGGACATGATAAgaggtgaaaataaaacaggagCCAAAGAACGAAAGAGGAACAGTAAAAGTATTGTAAAGATCAGAAAATTTATCAACGATAAAGTTGCTGAAAATTTCAAACTACTGTCCAAGCTTGTTGATGAACAAGGAGAACATTTCAAGCTTCTGTCTGTTGACAAAAACATTATGCTTAAAAGTTTTCATGTGATGGAGAAAGAAGCACAGGGTCTAAGGGATAAACTAGCAAAGTGTATTGAAGATAAAGCAGCTGCAGATCAGGAAGCTAGCCAAAAGGTAGAGTCACTAAAAAGTGAGGTGGAGAACCTGACAAGACAACTAAAGTCTACACAACAAGAAGCAGAGGAAGCCAAAATGCAGGCAAAAGTTTTGGCAGCAGAAAAAACAATGGCAGAAGAGCAGCGGGTGACAGCTGAGAGAAACATGGCAGAAAGAAGTGAGAGAGCTCTTCAGAAATATCTGCTAGAAGCCAAGGAAGAGATGATACGATGCCACCAGCAAATCTTAGAGGTTGTGCAGAAGTCTACCAACAATAGTTTTAGTCCTCAGTATGAGCAACAGTAG